From one Musa acuminata AAA Group cultivar baxijiao chromosome BXJ2-6, Cavendish_Baxijiao_AAA, whole genome shotgun sequence genomic stretch:
- the LOC135615755 gene encoding CASP-like protein 4B2 isoform X1, whose amino-acid sequence MTAAATDSSEPGPGELAPAPPSVELEKISPGAEFPPPAARTDGGGLSTAPSSRSVLRKSRTDNFLEKGALLLRALACLFSLIALAVLASNKHGDWQDFDRYQEYRYLLAIAVLAFIYSMAQILRQVNRSRTGKDFVAAQYSWIVDFAGDQVMAYLLMSASSAAIPITNHMREAVINMFTDASAAAISMAFLAFVALALSALISGFKVSKQNYI is encoded by the exons ATGACTGCCGCCGCCACCGACAGCAGCGAGCCTGGGCCCGGCGAGCTGGCCCCCGCGCCGCCCTCGGTCGAACTCGAGAAGATCTCCCCCGGCGCCGAGTTCCCCCCACCCGCCGCGCGCACCGACGGCGGCGGCCTCAGCACGGCGCCGAGCTCCAGGTCGGTCCTGCGGAAATCGCGGACAGACAACTTCCTCGAGAAGGGCGCCCTGCTGCTTCGCGCCCTCGCTTGCCTCTTTTCCCTGATCGCCCTCGCCGTCTTGGCTTCCAACAAGCACGGGGACTGGCAGGATTTCGATCGCTACCAGGAATACCG GTACTTGCTGGCGATCGCCGTGCTCGCATTCATCTACTCGATGGCTCAGATCCTGAGACAGGTGAACCGGTCAAGAACCGGTAAGGATTTTGTGGCGGCACAGTATTCTTGGATCGTGGATTTCGCCGGAGATCAG GTGATGGCGTACCTGCTGATGTCCGCATCTTCCGCAGCCATTCCAATTACAAATCACATGCGAGAAGCTGTGATCAACATGTTCACGGATGCATCAGCAGCTGCCATCAGCATGGCCTTCTTAGCCTTCGTAGCCCTTGCTTTATCTGCTCTCATCTCCGGCTTCAAAGTCTCCAAACAAAATTACATCTAG
- the LOC135615755 gene encoding CASP-like protein 4B2 isoform X2 has translation MTAAATDSSEPGPGELAPAPPSVELEKISPGAEFPPPAARTDGGGLSTAPSSRSVLRKSRTDNFLEKGALLLRALACLFSLIALAVLASNKHGDWQDFDRYQEYRYLLAIAVLAFIYSMAQILRQVNRSRTGKDFVAAQYSWIVDFAGDQAR, from the exons ATGACTGCCGCCGCCACCGACAGCAGCGAGCCTGGGCCCGGCGAGCTGGCCCCCGCGCCGCCCTCGGTCGAACTCGAGAAGATCTCCCCCGGCGCCGAGTTCCCCCCACCCGCCGCGCGCACCGACGGCGGCGGCCTCAGCACGGCGCCGAGCTCCAGGTCGGTCCTGCGGAAATCGCGGACAGACAACTTCCTCGAGAAGGGCGCCCTGCTGCTTCGCGCCCTCGCTTGCCTCTTTTCCCTGATCGCCCTCGCCGTCTTGGCTTCCAACAAGCACGGGGACTGGCAGGATTTCGATCGCTACCAGGAATACCG GTACTTGCTGGCGATCGCCGTGCTCGCATTCATCTACTCGATGGCTCAGATCCTGAGACAGGTGAACCGGTCAAGAACCGGTAAGGATTTTGTGGCGGCACAGTATTCTTGGATCGTGGATTTCGCCGGAGATCAG GCAAGATGA